In a genomic window of Zingiber officinale cultivar Zhangliang chromosome 9B, Zo_v1.1, whole genome shotgun sequence:
- the LOC122024676 gene encoding pectinesterase inhibitor 9-like, producing the protein MDRSVHVFLLLLAAFAVAGAAPTTEFVRDACRRTRYPDLCEQCLAAYAQAVHHSKLALARAALSVSADRAGAASAFVGRISASTTGSRKSLEAGAVRDCVETLRDGVDRLRSSAKEMAFMARGAGSQRSRFVWHLSNVQTWVSASLTDETTCLDGLAQFAGPALRAAVRKKVVEVAQVTSNALALVNQLSPRN; encoded by the coding sequence ATGGATCGTTCCGTCCATGTCTTTCTCCTTCTACTCGCCGCCTTCGCTGTCGCCGGAGCTGCCCCGACGACTGAGTTCGTGCGCGACGCCTGCAGGCGCACGCGCTACCCGGACCTCTGCGAGCAGTGCCTGGCGGCCTACGCCCAGGCGGTGCACCACAGCAAGCTCGCCCTGGCCCGCGCGGCCCTATCCGTCAGCGCCGACCGCGCCGGCGCCGCCTCCGCCTTCGTCGGCCGCATTTCGGCCTCGACCACCGGGTCCCGGAAGAGTCTCGAGGCCGGCGCGGTGCGCGACTGCGTCGAGACCCTGCGCGACGGCGTGGACCGCCTCCGGAGCTCAGCGAAGGAGATGGCCTTCATGGCCCGCGGCGCCGGCTCCCAGAGGAGCCGGTTCGTCTGGCACCTCAGTAACGTGCAGACTTGGGTCAGCGCCTCGCTCACCGACGAGACCACCTGCCTGGACGGCCTCGCGCAGTTCGCGGGCCCCGCCTTGCGCGCCGCTGTCCGGAAGAAGGTGGTGGAGGTGGCGCAGGTCACCAGTAACGCCCTCGCACTCGTCAACCAGCTCAGTCCCAGGAACTGA
- the LOC122024675 gene encoding eukaryotic translation initiation factor-like gives MAETAAVSTGAESGDAVPHPLQRKWTFWFDNLSKSKQGAAWGASLRQVYTFDTVEEFWCLHDQIFQPSKLPANADFHCFKTGIEPKWEDPECTNGGKWSITCKQRAALDDMWLETLMALIGEQFDESEEICGVVASVRPRQDKLALWTKAANNEAVQMTIGRKWKEILDINEKISYTFHDDSKRDKSSRGGRYNL, from the exons ATGGCTGAGACGGCGGCGGTGAGCACTGGGGCGGAGAGTGGAGACGCCGTACCCCATCCGCTGCAGAGGAAGTGGACGTTCTGGTTCGATAACCTGTCCAAGTCCAAGCAAGGCGCCGCCTGGGGTGCCTCCCTTCGCCAGGTCTATACCTTCGACACCGTCGAGGAGTTCTGGTG CCTGCATGATCAAATATTTCAACCCAGCAAATTGCCTGCTAATGCTGATTTCCACTGTTTCAAGACCGGGATAGAACCCAAATGGGAAGACCCTGAATGTACAAATGGTGGAAAATGGTCTATTACATGTAAACAAAGAGCTGCTCTTGATGACATGTGGTTGGAAACG TTAATGGCTTTGATTGGGGAGCAGTTTGATGAAAGTGAGGAAATCTGTGGGGTTGTTGCTAGTGTGCGCCCCAGGCAGGATAAACTTGCATTGTGGACTAAGGCAGCAAACAATGAAGCAGTTCAG ATGACTATTGGGAGGAAGTGGAAAGAAATCTTGGACATCAATGAGAAGATATCCTACACCTTCCAT GATGACTCCAAAAGGGACAAGTCAAGCAGAGGTGGTCGATACAATCTTTAA